The following are encoded in a window of Telmatobacter sp. DSM 110680 genomic DNA:
- the glp gene encoding gephyrin-like molybdotransferase Glp: MGDDLLSYEQAAELVACRARDLAQRRPATERVDLADAAGRILAAAVAADDDQPPFARSTRDGYACRVAEASAHLTLPVAGLTHAGEAPPAALPAGKAWEIMTGAPVPAGADCVVMLEYVERVGDTIRLVSSRRIEARENIVAKGAQSRRGDVLLKPGTKMGAAQIALAASCGYARLEVYVRPRVAILTTGDELVPVDATPGPGKIRNSNAPMLAALVAHAGGDPVILPTAADTAEALDDALELATQADILLISGGVSAGKFDLVEPALARLDSKIFFTGIRIQPGKPLVFGEIASSGLKPYINRPRSEGHFGPAPIPVFGLPGNPISSAATFHLFAAPILAALAGSNEIYPRFVLAELSQATDRKGRPGLTRFLPARCEFNASVNELPKVALVPWHGSGDLTAFAQSNCFVVIPEDKGSLEAGSMVRILLH, translated from the coding sequence ATGGGCGACGATCTTCTCAGCTACGAACAGGCGGCGGAACTCGTGGCCTGTCGCGCTCGCGACCTTGCGCAGAGACGGCCAGCCACAGAACGCGTTGATCTCGCCGACGCAGCCGGCCGGATTCTCGCTGCGGCAGTTGCGGCCGACGATGATCAGCCTCCTTTTGCGCGTTCTACGCGGGACGGTTATGCCTGCAGAGTTGCAGAGGCCTCCGCCCACCTCACCCTGCCAGTTGCCGGATTGACGCATGCGGGAGAAGCTCCTCCAGCCGCGCTGCCAGCAGGAAAGGCGTGGGAGATTATGACTGGCGCCCCGGTCCCTGCGGGGGCCGATTGCGTTGTGATGCTGGAGTACGTGGAACGAGTTGGGGACACGATTCGCCTCGTTTCGTCGCGCAGGATTGAAGCCAGGGAGAACATAGTCGCCAAGGGTGCGCAGTCGCGGCGCGGGGACGTGCTTCTGAAACCCGGCACAAAAATGGGCGCGGCGCAGATTGCTCTTGCCGCATCGTGCGGCTATGCGCGACTCGAGGTGTACGTCCGGCCGCGTGTCGCCATACTCACCACCGGGGACGAACTGGTTCCTGTTGACGCCACTCCCGGTCCCGGCAAGATTCGCAATTCAAATGCGCCGATGCTGGCGGCGCTGGTGGCGCATGCTGGTGGCGATCCCGTGATTCTGCCGACTGCCGCTGATACAGCGGAGGCGCTGGATGATGCACTTGAGCTGGCAACGCAGGCGGATATTCTGTTGATCTCGGGCGGGGTTTCGGCGGGGAAATTCGATCTTGTCGAGCCTGCGCTTGCACGACTGGACTCGAAAATCTTCTTCACCGGCATTCGCATCCAGCCCGGCAAGCCCCTGGTTTTCGGCGAAATCGCGAGTTCCGGCTTGAAACCATATATCAACAGACCCCGCAGCGAAGGGCATTTTGGCCCTGCGCCGATCCCCGTCTTTGGTCTTCCCGGCAATCCCATTTCTTCAGCCGCCACCTTCCATCTTTTCGCGGCTCCGATTCTGGCCGCTCTGGCAGGGAGCAATGAGATTTACCCGCGCTTTGTACTCGCGGAACTTTCGCAGGCAACGGATCGCAAGGGGAGGCCGGGACTGACTCGCTTTCTGCCAGCACGCTGCGAATTCAATGCATCGGTAAACGAGCTTCCGAAAGTGGCCCTGGTTCCGTGGCATGGGTCCGGCGATTTGACTGCGTTTGCACAGTCCAATTGCTTTGTCGTCATTCCTGAGGACAAAGGCTCCCTGGAAGCCGGTAGCATGGTGCGTATCCTGCTACATTAA
- a CDS encoding TIGR03435 family protein codes for MLNLPPFLLNAGQTIFLIGISLSVAVPSSFSQVGNTPAAKDASDGDVVVHPGLAFDVVSIRASNAGPDESRLQVVPGGDRYEAIGLPLGWTILMAYVSMVPISKDRIVGAPAWVWDDNYDVVGKVGEADMADWRKISQRGLRLQNPMAQTMLQNALADRCKLAVHRVATLIDGYALVVANHGPNRKNLVESKPDDAIPERAEKVDLDARIVRIHSPDDPVVHFYQTSMAAFVLFLSGAASVEDRTGLPGKYKFDFRLIGFEGIPVSDWDLAPLGLKLIPAKIPSENIVIDHIERPSPN; via the coding sequence ATGCTGAACCTTCCCCCATTTTTGCTCAATGCGGGTCAGACTATTTTCCTGATTGGTATCTCCCTCTCTGTCGCAGTGCCCTCAAGCTTCTCTCAGGTTGGCAACACGCCTGCAGCGAAAGACGCCTCAGACGGAGATGTGGTGGTTCATCCCGGTCTGGCCTTCGATGTGGTTTCCATCCGGGCAAGCAACGCAGGTCCTGATGAGAGTCGGCTGCAGGTCGTTCCGGGCGGTGATCGATACGAAGCAATCGGGTTGCCGCTAGGATGGACGATCTTGATGGCCTATGTTTCGATGGTTCCGATATCCAAGGATCGCATCGTCGGAGCTCCGGCTTGGGTGTGGGACGACAATTACGACGTTGTCGGGAAGGTCGGCGAAGCGGACATGGCGGATTGGCGAAAAATCAGTCAGCGTGGACTCAGGTTGCAAAACCCGATGGCGCAAACCATGCTGCAAAATGCCCTGGCCGACCGCTGCAAGTTAGCTGTTCACCGCGTTGCGACGCTGATCGACGGCTATGCGCTGGTCGTCGCCAACCACGGACCCAACCGCAAGAACCTAGTCGAATCCAAGCCGGACGATGCAATTCCAGAACGGGCAGAGAAAGTAGACCTGGATGCGAGGATTGTTCGAATCCATTCGCCTGACGATCCGGTCGTTCATTTCTATCAAACTTCCATGGCCGCATTTGTCCTGTTTTTGTCGGGCGCAGCATCCGTAGAGGACCGCACGGGCTTGCCTGGAAAATACAAATTTGACTTCAGGCTTATCGGCTTTGAAGGGATTCCAGTTTCTGACTGGGATCTGGCTCCGCTTGGCCTCAAGCTCATCCCGGCGAAGATTCCTTCGGAAAACATCGTGATCGATCACATCGAGCGGCCCTCGCCGAATTAG
- a CDS encoding superoxide dismutase family protein, producing the protein MRFRILLGLAGLALFSAALPSAAATKSAHADIVNAQGTKIGTAKIAAAGKGVKIVVTISQLTPGEHGIHIHTVGKCEGPAFTSAGGHFNPTSAHHGTHNTQDPHPHLGDLMNLTVDQNGKAKATFLAKGVTLGDGSESLFHDGGTSLVIHAKADDLMSDPSGNSGDRIACGVIER; encoded by the coding sequence ATGCGCTTTCGAATTCTGTTGGGACTTGCCGGACTCGCGCTCTTTTCCGCAGCCCTTCCTTCGGCCGCCGCCACCAAATCGGCCCATGCCGACATCGTGAACGCGCAGGGAACCAAGATCGGAACTGCGAAAATCGCCGCCGCCGGCAAAGGAGTCAAGATCGTCGTTACGATTTCCCAGCTAACCCCGGGTGAACATGGCATTCACATTCATACAGTCGGCAAATGTGAAGGTCCAGCCTTCACCTCAGCTGGTGGTCATTTCAATCCGACCAGCGCTCACCACGGCACTCACAATACGCAGGATCCTCATCCCCACCTGGGCGATCTGATGAATCTCACTGTCGACCAAAACGGCAAGGCCAAGGCGACTTTCCTCGCCAAAGGCGTAACTCTCGGAGACGGTTCCGAGTCGCTCTTCCACGACGGCGGAACGTCTTTAGTCATTCACGCGAAGGCCGACGACCTAATGTCTGACCCTTCTGGCAACTCCGGTGATCGCATCGCGTGCGGAGTCATCGAGAGGTAG
- a CDS encoding CBS domain-containing protein, whose amino-acid sequence MRVHVFFPALALVCLGLSSSAGILRGLALFFICISAVVVREIARLMMAAYFNLKLRAVLLLPIGGLFAYANPESQEGANQGLAQFAMALIGPAANILTALMLAAAFIGSGGDVRLIARPLVTADHLVRSMVWMQAGLGVLHLLPAYPLDFGRLLRGNFAHVHGFSPAGRAASGIGQFIALSVMICGMALHAYWLIIAGFFIMIGAQVEDQGVFFQSVVDTVHMREVMLTDFATLSPSDTLADALYRCVHSLQEDFPVVRGPQLVGIVSRQRIVDALRDDGNGYIQSIMSRAFQVARPEDTLGTTIRRISGGQGLSLIPVTESGKVVGIVSVQNLMSSMSLLAEQRRIEANETSE is encoded by the coding sequence ATGCGCGTTCACGTATTCTTCCCTGCTCTGGCGCTGGTATGTCTCGGTCTCAGCTCATCTGCTGGAATTCTGCGCGGTCTTGCCCTCTTCTTCATCTGTATTTCTGCCGTAGTCGTACGCGAGATTGCGCGCCTGATGATGGCGGCCTATTTCAATCTCAAGCTGCGGGCCGTGCTTCTGCTCCCGATCGGCGGACTTTTTGCGTATGCCAATCCGGAGAGCCAGGAGGGCGCTAACCAGGGGCTGGCGCAGTTCGCCATGGCGTTGATTGGGCCCGCAGCGAATATCCTCACGGCGCTGATGCTTGCTGCTGCATTCATTGGTTCCGGCGGCGATGTTCGTCTGATCGCCCGTCCGCTGGTCACCGCTGACCACCTGGTGCGGAGCATGGTTTGGATGCAGGCGGGGCTTGGGGTTCTGCACTTGCTTCCCGCTTATCCACTGGATTTTGGCCGCTTGTTGCGCGGTAATTTTGCCCACGTCCACGGTTTCTCGCCGGCCGGACGCGCCGCCTCGGGGATCGGGCAGTTCATTGCTTTGAGCGTGATGATCTGCGGAATGGCGCTGCACGCTTACTGGCTCATTATTGCGGGCTTTTTCATCATGATTGGTGCGCAGGTTGAGGATCAGGGCGTCTTCTTCCAATCGGTCGTGGACACGGTGCACATGCGCGAAGTAATGCTTACGGACTTTGCCACGCTGTCTCCGTCGGACACGCTTGCCGATGCGCTCTATCGCTGCGTGCACTCGCTGCAGGAAGATTTCCCGGTGGTGCGCGGTCCGCAGCTGGTCGGGATCGTGTCGCGCCAGCGGATTGTGGACGCACTCCGCGATGATGGGAACGGGTATATCCAGTCGATTATGTCGCGTGCCTTCCAAGTAGCGCGGCCTGAGGATACGCTCGGTACGACGATCCGCCGCATCTCCGGTGGCCAGGGGCTTTCGCTGATTCCCGTGACGGAGAGCGGCAAGGTGGTGGGCATCGTGAGCGTGCAGAACTTGATGAGCTCGATGTCGCTGCTTGCGGAGCAGCGCCGCATCGAAGCCAACGAAACCTCTGAATGA
- the rsmD gene encoding 16S rRNA (guanine(966)-N(2))-methyltransferase RsmD: MRIIAGTLRRRTLEAPPGLATRPTSDRLRETLFNILAQRMDGARFLDLYAGSGAVGIEAASRGAAKVVLVERAEPALKVLRSNLEKLGLRAAIRVEAIPVAAFLRRVRPESAAMQFDVVFLDPPYEAAAEYESALGRLGGSAAKLLADDAIVIAEHRRKEKLEEAYGSLRRARVLEQGDAGLSFYQAAP, translated from the coding sequence ATGCGCATTATTGCGGGAACGCTGCGGCGAAGAACGCTGGAAGCTCCGCCAGGGTTGGCGACACGGCCCACGAGCGACCGGCTCCGGGAGACGCTCTTCAACATCCTTGCACAGCGCATGGACGGCGCGCGTTTCCTCGACCTGTACGCCGGGTCGGGCGCGGTAGGCATTGAGGCGGCAAGCCGCGGAGCAGCCAAAGTGGTTCTAGTCGAACGCGCCGAGCCTGCGCTGAAAGTGCTTCGTTCGAACCTGGAGAAGCTGGGGTTGCGCGCCGCCATTCGAGTTGAAGCAATCCCCGTGGCAGCATTTCTGCGACGGGTTCGGCCGGAAAGCGCCGCGATGCAATTTGACGTAGTGTTCCTGGATCCGCCTTATGAGGCCGCCGCCGAGTACGAATCCGCGCTCGGTCGATTAGGTGGGTCCGCCGCTAAGCTGCTTGCAGACGATGCAATCGTGATCGCAGAGCATCGGCGCAAAGAAAAGTTGGAGGAAGCCTACGGCTCGCTTCGCAGGGCAAGAGTGTTAGAGCAGGGGGATGCGGGGCTGAGTTTCTATCAAGCAGCCCCGTAG
- a CDS encoding GDSL-type esterase/lipase family protein — MNNILRLKVGLAVLLGAATLHAQSAAPWVIGPFARPSTGNPVVMPIPASKFQDPIAKAPVQWEALHTFNPAAIVRHGRIYVLYRAEDNSGAMEIGGHTSRLGMAESDDGIHFKRSAEPVFYPAEDDQKAREWPGGVEDPRIVEREDGTYILTYTQWNRKTYSVGIATSRDLKRWTKYGPAFLAASGGKYANLMYKSAGIVTQLKDGRLLAAKIADRYWMYWGEGSIKLATSDDAIHWTPVEDTHGNPVEMLRPRPGHFDSTFPETGPPPILTSAGIVMLYNGKNATESGDPAMGPGAYAAGEALFEASNPAHLLEQTDKPVLKPELPYEQTGQYAAGTTFAEGLVFFHGKWFLYYGCADSLVAVATAPVEAMSAETLHMTTAAEGPMTAPPSSKPGVPPPGAEANARGFYLHKDDTVVFYGDSITEQNYYNQWVELYTATRFPWMRVHFYGAGVGGDRVSGGGGGPIDQRLERDVFAEKPTIVTVMLGMNDGAYRATTDDIEQTYVKGYQHLLDSIREHVPGVRMTLLGPSPYDDVTRPVFFPGGYNAVMQHFAEVDQSLADKYGAAFINLNPSVVAAISKADALDPKLAVLLLPDRVHPDPLAHWVMAEALLKGWHAPSMVSEIVVDAHAATVTQARNASVSEVAQTSGELKWTALEDALPLPLTRSNATTALLLDLTDIEQQLNQETLRVTGLAAGRYTLSIDGEAVDTFSPEALEAGINLADYGTPMFHQAQRVSWLVRDRDEAHYIHLRMRVRNADTGSEEGKDVMQAFENSLEDSIYEAAAPKPHVFRLTPVPTGTTQSTR, encoded by the coding sequence GTGAACAATATTTTGAGGTTGAAGGTAGGACTGGCGGTGCTGCTTGGGGCCGCAACGCTCCATGCGCAGAGTGCAGCCCCGTGGGTGATTGGACCCTTTGCGCGGCCTTCGACGGGTAATCCGGTAGTGATGCCAATTCCAGCCTCGAAATTTCAAGATCCGATCGCTAAGGCGCCCGTGCAGTGGGAGGCGCTGCACACCTTCAATCCGGCGGCGATCGTGCGCCACGGGAGAATCTATGTCCTGTATCGCGCGGAAGACAACTCCGGCGCGATGGAGATTGGCGGACACACCTCGCGCCTGGGCATGGCCGAGAGTGACGACGGCATCCACTTCAAGCGTTCTGCCGAGCCGGTGTTCTACCCCGCAGAAGATGACCAGAAGGCGAGAGAGTGGCCAGGCGGCGTCGAAGATCCGCGCATCGTGGAGCGCGAAGACGGCACCTACATCCTCACCTATACCCAATGGAATCGAAAAACGTATTCTGTCGGCATCGCCACCTCGCGCGATCTCAAGCGATGGACCAAGTACGGACCGGCCTTTCTCGCCGCATCCGGCGGCAAGTACGCGAACCTGATGTACAAATCCGCCGGCATCGTCACGCAACTGAAAGACGGCCGTCTGCTTGCCGCGAAGATCGCCGATCGGTACTGGATGTACTGGGGTGAGGGATCGATAAAGCTGGCGACATCGGACGATGCGATTCACTGGACCCCTGTCGAGGACACGCACGGAAATCCAGTCGAAATGCTTCGGCCTCGGCCCGGCCACTTCGATAGCACCTTTCCTGAAACCGGTCCACCGCCAATCCTCACCAGCGCAGGCATCGTGATGCTGTACAACGGCAAGAACGCGACCGAGAGCGGTGACCCCGCCATGGGACCAGGTGCGTACGCCGCCGGCGAAGCGTTGTTCGAGGCCTCGAATCCTGCACACCTGCTGGAGCAGACCGACAAGCCGGTACTCAAGCCCGAACTCCCGTATGAACAGACAGGCCAGTACGCAGCCGGAACCACTTTCGCCGAGGGGCTGGTGTTCTTTCACGGCAAGTGGTTCCTGTACTACGGATGCGCGGATTCGCTGGTAGCGGTAGCCACTGCACCTGTAGAGGCCATGAGCGCTGAAACCCTGCACATGACGACGGCAGCCGAAGGTCCGATGACCGCGCCGCCGAGTTCGAAACCCGGTGTTCCGCCACCCGGCGCTGAAGCCAATGCGCGCGGCTTCTATCTCCACAAGGACGACACCGTCGTCTTTTATGGCGACAGCATCACGGAACAGAACTACTACAACCAGTGGGTCGAACTCTACACGGCAACCCGCTTCCCGTGGATGCGTGTGCACTTCTATGGCGCGGGCGTGGGCGGAGATCGCGTAAGCGGCGGCGGTGGAGGTCCCATCGATCAGCGTCTCGAACGCGATGTCTTCGCGGAGAAGCCAACCATCGTCACAGTGATGCTGGGCATGAACGATGGAGCATATCGCGCCACCACCGACGACATTGAGCAGACCTACGTAAAGGGATATCAGCATCTGCTCGATTCCATTCGCGAACATGTCCCCGGTGTGCGAATGACCCTACTGGGACCCTCGCCCTACGACGATGTAACGCGTCCGGTGTTCTTCCCCGGCGGATACAACGCCGTGATGCAGCATTTTGCGGAGGTCGATCAATCGCTGGCCGACAAGTATGGCGCGGCATTCATCAATCTCAATCCTTCAGTCGTTGCGGCCATCAGCAAGGCCGACGCGCTCGATCCGAAACTGGCCGTGTTGCTGCTGCCCGATCGCGTCCATCCCGATCCGCTCGCGCACTGGGTGATGGCTGAGGCCCTTCTGAAAGGCTGGCATGCGCCATCCATGGTTTCCGAAATCGTTGTAGATGCGCACGCCGCCACAGTGACGCAGGCTCGCAACGCGTCCGTCAGCGAAGTTGCCCAGACCAGCGGCGAGTTGAAATGGACTGCGCTCGAAGACGCTCTGCCGCTACCATTGACACGCAGCAACGCCACCACGGCGCTGCTGCTCGATCTGACTGACATTGAGCAGCAACTCAACCAGGAAACCCTACGCGTCACCGGACTTGCCGCCGGCCGCTACACCCTCAGTATCGATGGTGAGGCGGTGGACACTTTTTCGCCGGAAGCGCTGGAAGCAGGAATCAATCTCGCCGACTACGGCACGCCGATGTTTCACCAGGCACAGCGCGTAAGCTGGCTGGTGCGCGATCGCGACGAGGCACACTACATTCATCTGCGCATGCGCGTGCGCAACGCCGATACCGGCAGCGAAGAAGGCAAGGACGTCATGCAGGCCTTCGAGAATTCTCTTGAAGATTCTATCTACGAGGCCGCCGCGCCCAAGCCGCATGTATTTCGCCTCACCCCGGTTCCGACCGGTACGACACAAAGCACCCGCTGA
- a CDS encoding YjhG/YagF family D-xylonate dehydratase, whose translation MLETDATDLRDVTTHASGPAGSLPLTPEMLLNEPSGNLFGLSQNAGMGWEPSRLLDPEFLILSTHGGMRAENGRPIALGFHTGHWEVGLLVAEAARELKALHSTPFAGSCTDPCDGRTQGTTGMMDSLPFRNDAAMVLRRLMRSLPTSKGVLGVATCDKGLPAMMMALASVGSLPAVLVPGGVTLLPESGEDAGKVQTIGARFAQQQITLEYAAEVGCRTCASPGGGCQFLGTAATAQVVGEALGLSLPHTALAPSGQSVWLDAAKRSARAIIRLHELKFGVRNVLTDAAVRNAMVLHAAFGGSTNLLLHLPAIAFSAGLKRPSRADWEEVNRSVPRLVDALPNGPHGFATVQVFLAGGVPEVMLELRSAGLLDGSVHTVTGDTLNASLDWWRDSERRHTLRGKLTQLDGIDADDVIMTPDRARERGLTATVCFPVGNLAPEGSVIKSTAIDPSLIGNDNIFSHRGPARVFTTEAAAIAAIKSGAIGHGDVLVLICGGPKGAGMQEIYQVTSALKQLPHCKHVAVLTDARFSGVSTGACIGHISPEALSGGPIGKVNDGDLIEIVVDRGKLTASVHLVGDADGEFTAEEGSRKLAARNPRTDLKSHPALPDDTRLWAALVEASGGVWGGCVYDTEKIVAALNHPIST comes from the coding sequence GTGTTGGAGACGGATGCAACCGACTTGCGCGATGTCACCACCCATGCCTCCGGTCCAGCGGGCTCCCTGCCGTTAACGCCAGAGATGTTGTTGAATGAGCCATCCGGAAATCTTTTCGGACTCAGCCAGAATGCGGGAATGGGATGGGAGCCTTCGCGGCTTCTCGACCCGGAATTTCTGATCCTCAGCACCCACGGCGGTATGCGCGCCGAAAACGGACGCCCCATCGCTCTCGGCTTTCACACCGGACACTGGGAAGTAGGCCTACTTGTCGCCGAAGCTGCGCGCGAGCTGAAAGCTCTGCACTCTACGCCTTTCGCCGGCTCATGCACCGATCCCTGCGATGGAAGAACGCAGGGCACAACCGGCATGATGGACTCGCTGCCGTTTCGTAACGATGCCGCGATGGTACTGCGGCGGCTCATGCGATCCCTGCCTACCAGTAAAGGCGTGCTCGGCGTGGCCACCTGCGACAAAGGGCTGCCGGCAATGATGATGGCGCTCGCCTCCGTAGGTTCGCTCCCGGCAGTATTGGTGCCCGGCGGTGTCACGCTCCTGCCCGAGTCTGGCGAAGATGCAGGCAAGGTCCAGACCATCGGCGCGCGCTTTGCCCAGCAGCAGATCACGCTCGAATACGCAGCCGAAGTTGGTTGCCGGACTTGTGCATCGCCAGGCGGTGGATGCCAGTTCCTCGGCACGGCAGCGACCGCGCAAGTCGTGGGCGAAGCATTGGGATTGTCATTGCCCCACACCGCGCTCGCACCCTCCGGTCAGTCTGTCTGGCTCGACGCGGCAAAACGATCTGCACGTGCAATCATCCGGTTGCATGAATTGAAATTCGGAGTGCGCAATGTGTTAACGGATGCAGCCGTGCGCAATGCAATGGTGTTGCACGCGGCATTTGGCGGCTCCACAAATCTGCTATTGCATTTACCCGCGATTGCATTTTCCGCAGGATTGAAGCGCCCCAGCCGCGCCGACTGGGAAGAAGTAAATCGCAGCGTCCCGCGCCTCGTAGACGCCCTGCCCAATGGTCCGCATGGATTCGCGACCGTACAGGTGTTTCTCGCCGGCGGCGTCCCCGAGGTCATGCTGGAACTCCGCTCGGCAGGCCTCCTTGATGGGAGTGTCCACACCGTTACAGGCGATACGCTCAATGCTAGCCTAGACTGGTGGCGCGACAGCGAACGCCGGCACACGCTGCGCGGCAAGCTCACACAACTCGACGGCATCGACGCAGATGACGTCATCATGACTCCCGATCGTGCGCGCGAGCGCGGACTCACGGCGACCGTCTGCTTTCCCGTCGGCAACCTCGCGCCTGAGGGATCGGTCATCAAGAGCACCGCCATCGATCCCTCGCTGATTGGCAACGACAACATATTCAGCCACCGCGGTCCCGCGCGCGTATTTACAACGGAGGCTGCAGCAATCGCGGCGATCAAGTCGGGTGCCATCGGCCATGGCGATGTGCTGGTGCTCATATGCGGCGGTCCGAAAGGCGCCGGAATGCAGGAGATCTATCAGGTCACCTCCGCCCTCAAGCAACTGCCCCACTGCAAGCACGTCGCCGTGCTCACCGATGCGCGTTTCAGCGGCGTTTCCACCGGCGCCTGCATTGGTCACATCTCCCCTGAAGCACTGTCGGGCGGTCCAATCGGTAAGGTAAACGACGGCGACCTTATTGAAATCGTGGTCGACCGCGGCAAATTGACTGCCTCGGTGCATCTCGTCGGCGACGCCGACGGTGAATTCACTGCGGAAGAGGGCTCGCGCAAGTTGGCCGCACGCAACCCGCGAACCGATCTCAAGTCGCACCCGGCGCTCCCGGACGATACTCGCCTGTGGGCCGCACTGGTAGAAGCCAGCGGTGGAGTATGGGGCGGTTGCGTCTACGACACCGAAAAGATCGTTGCCGCCCTCAATCATCCAATCAGCACCTAG
- a CDS encoding beta-L-arabinofuranosidase domain-containing protein: protein MSQRFRTSRRRFLQQSGFAGLACALPARKIFALAEHRADSQSVVTVKNRAPLNASAFYPLPLGQVRPAGWLRRQLEIQANGLSGHLDETWADVGSNSGWLGGKGESWERGPYYLDGLIPLAWLLDDARLKAKAQKYMEWILTNQASNGMIGPASNDDWWPRIVALKVLTQYQEFTGDPRVMPLMDRYFRYQLSELPKRPLRDWGKFRWQDEVLSVTWLYNRTGAAYLLDLARLLHTQGYDWMAQYANFQYKQKITAEFIKLNEDGGLKDLALSTHGVNNGQAVKTGPVWSLVSGSESDRKAATQMIAELDKYHGLPNGMFSCDEHLSGRDPSQGSELCTVVEYMYSLERALAITGDAAFGDRLERLAFNALPGTLTDDMWAHQYNQEPNQVECSLHHKPWVSDGPESNLFGLEPNFGCCTANYHQGWPKFAASLFLMCGGAANDPRDGLVAAAYAPCEVSTSLHGTPIHIVEETEYPFRGNVQITVSPAAPLEFPLHLRIPAWAAGTTITVNGRSEPEPAAGSFARIQRSWKSGDRVEITFPMRPRVSRWFNDSVAIERGPLVFSYGIGEDWVKLRDRGMTADWQVYPTTAWNYALQLNTGDAANDIAVTEAEVGDLPFARKNPPVQLRVKARKIPAWRAEDGVANTLLQSPVTSEEPAEEITLIPYATAKLRITAFPVLKNS, encoded by the coding sequence ATGTCGCAACGATTCCGTACTTCGCGTCGCCGCTTTCTTCAACAGTCCGGGTTCGCGGGGCTCGCTTGCGCTCTGCCGGCACGCAAGATTTTCGCTCTCGCCGAACATCGGGCCGATTCACAGTCCGTTGTCACCGTTAAAAATCGGGCACCGCTCAATGCCAGCGCGTTCTATCCGCTGCCGCTGGGACAGGTTCGTCCGGCGGGATGGCTTCGCCGGCAGTTGGAGATCCAGGCCAATGGACTTTCAGGGCACCTCGACGAGACGTGGGCCGACGTTGGTTCCAATAGCGGATGGCTCGGGGGCAAAGGCGAATCGTGGGAGCGCGGACCCTATTACCTCGACGGCCTCATTCCTCTCGCGTGGCTTCTCGATGACGCGCGTCTCAAAGCGAAAGCGCAAAAGTACATGGAGTGGATTCTGACCAACCAGGCGTCGAATGGCATGATCGGTCCAGCTTCGAATGATGACTGGTGGCCGCGCATCGTCGCACTAAAAGTCCTCACGCAATACCAGGAATTCACCGGCGATCCACGCGTAATGCCGCTTATGGACCGGTATTTCCGTTACCAGCTTTCCGAACTTCCCAAACGTCCACTGCGCGACTGGGGCAAATTCCGCTGGCAGGACGAAGTGCTTAGCGTCACCTGGCTCTATAACCGGACCGGCGCGGCGTATCTCCTCGATCTCGCGCGGCTTTTGCACACGCAGGGCTACGACTGGATGGCGCAGTATGCGAACTTTCAATACAAGCAAAAGATCACGGCCGAGTTCATCAAGCTCAACGAAGACGGGGGTCTCAAGGATCTCGCGCTTTCAACACACGGCGTGAACAATGGGCAGGCGGTGAAGACAGGGCCGGTGTGGTCGCTCGTCTCTGGGTCCGAAAGCGATCGCAAAGCCGCAACGCAGATGATTGCGGAACTCGACAAGTATCACGGCTTGCCCAATGGCATGTTCTCCTGCGACGAACATCTCTCCGGCCGCGATCCTTCGCAAGGTTCGGAACTCTGCACCGTGGTCGAATACATGTACTCGCTGGAGCGCGCTCTCGCCATCACTGGCGATGCGGCGTTTGGCGATCGCCTTGAGCGCCTCGCATTCAACGCGCTGCCCGGCACGCTGACTGACGATATGTGGGCGCACCAATATAACCAGGAGCCGAACCAGGTGGAGTGCAGCCTGCACCATAAGCCGTGGGTCAGCGACGGTCCGGAATCCAATCTATTTGGTCTTGAGCCCAACTTTGGCTGCTGCACCGCGAACTATCACCAGGGCTGGCCAAAATTTGCTGCGAGTCTGTTTCTAATGTGCGGTGGAGCGGCGAATGACCCACGGGATGGGTTGGTCGCTGCCGCTTATGCTCCTTGCGAAGTGAGCACTAGTCTGCATGGAACCCCGATACATATCGTTGAGGAAACCGAATATCCGTTTCGCGGTAACGTTCAAATCACTGTCAGCCCGGCCGCCCCGCTCGAATTCCCACTTCATCTGCGGATCCCCGCGTGGGCTGCGGGAACCACCATCACTGTGAATGGCCGTAGTGAACCGGAGCCAGCCGCAGGTTCGTTCGCGCGAATTCAGCGTTCATGGAAATCCGGCGATCGCGTGGAAATCACATTTCCAATGAGGCCGCGTGTTTCACGCTGGTTCAATGACTCGGTTGCGATTGAACGCGGTCCGCTGGTCTTCTCCTACGGGATCGGAGAAGACTGGGTGAAACTGCGCGATCGCGGCATGACTGCTGACTGGCAGGTGTATCCCACCACGGCTTGGAACTATGCATTGCAATTGAATACCGGCGACGCGGCAAATGACATCGCGGTCACCGAAGCGGAAGTAGGTGATCTTCCCTTTGCTCGAAAGAATCCGCCGGTACAACTGCGCGTGAAGGCGCGCAAAATTCCGGCATGGCGCGCGGAAGATGGAGTAGCCAATACGCTCCTGCAAAGCCCCGTTACAAGCGAGGAGCCAGCGGAAGAGATTACCCTGATTCCATATGCAACCGCTAAGTTGCGCATCACCGCGTTTCCGGTTTTGAAGAATAGCTAA